One part of the Vicia villosa cultivar HV-30 ecotype Madison, WI linkage group LG6, Vvil1.0, whole genome shotgun sequence genome encodes these proteins:
- the LOC131612179 gene encoding tyrosine-protein phosphatase DSP3-like produces the protein MGMIVEVETVDEDGDVLVAPPNFSMVEDCIYRSSLPQPPNFPFLQTLNLRSIIYLCPEPYPEENLEFLKSQNIRLFQFGIEGKTEVSLPILKDSIMEALKVLLDVRNHPVLIHCKRGKHRTGCVVGCFRKLQNWCLSSVFEEYQRYAGAKSRTADLTFIEMFDIISLRQCLYSIIYQYQGASKKRRLMYQGEPTQKPPRLTSF, from the exons ATGGGAATGATTGTAGAAGTTGAAACCGTCGATGAAGACGGCGACGTTTTGGTTGCACCGCCTAATTTCTCCATGGTCGAAGATTGCATTTACCGATCTAGCCTTCCTCAGCCTCCCAATTTTCCGTTTCTTCAAACGCTAAACCTTCGCTCCATCAT ATACTTGTGTCCTGAACCCTATCCGGAAGAGAATTTGGAGTTTCTGAAGTCACAGAATATTCGCttatttcaatttggaattgaggGGAAAACG GAAGTTTCTTTACCTATTCTTAAGGATTCTATTATGGAGGCTTTGAAAGTTTTACTTG ATGTGAGAAATCACCCTGTTTTGATTCATTGCAAACGAGGAAAG CATAGAACAGGTTGCGTAGTTGGTTGCTTCAGAAAGTTGCAGAATTGGTGTTTGTCTTCTGTGTTCGAGGAGTATCAGCGATATGCTGGAGCTAAATCCCGGACAGCGGATTTAACATTTATAGAGATGTTTGACATCATATCTCTTAGGCAGTGCCTCTACAGCATCATCTACCAGTACCAAGGTGCTTCAAAGAAGCGCAGATTGATGTATCAAGGCGAGCCTACGCAGAAACCACCCCGTTTGACATCATTTTAG